The sequence below is a genomic window from Setaria italica strain Yugu1 chromosome IV, Setaria_italica_v2.0, whole genome shotgun sequence.
TGTCTGGATCATACAATAAGAACCTAAAACTCGAGCAATACTACAGTAGTATGATactacaaatatttatttaACAAGTACAATTTATCCTAAAAAGTACCATGGGGACTCGGGGAGGGTAGGTAGCTCCGAACGTTCATTTTTCATTACGTCCAAATCATGTAGATGTTTATGATTTGGTCGCCATGCCTTAAGAACTCTAGATAGAGATTATTACCCCCAACGGATATCCATTATGTGTCCGAGTGTCTCTCTTTCAACCATTTTTTCGCATATATAGATGGGTTATTGCCTATCACCATCCATCACCACTTGGGTTATTGCAATCGCGATGCACGTTATGGCAACAAATAATAGAGGGTAAATATTTGTGGACAGCGGCAAACTCCTTGACTTGCTCACGCAGAACAAAGAGAGAGATGGTGAGAGGGTGCAATTGGAGGAGCGACACCGACGAAACCAATTCGCGAGGTTGACGTAGAAGTTTAGTCGGAGAGGGGCATTCGTGGCAAGCAAGGTTTTTAGTATCAAATCCTAGGTAGGAAGGATCGTTTTTATCCGAGCAAGATGGGATTGTGGGATCGAGGTCCTATCagatttttttctaattttaatTTAATGTTTATATTGTATAAAAATACATTTACTAATTTTGCGTTACTGTTACGTAAGAATACAGAGCAATAATAATTGCATGGCATAACGAATGGGCTTGGAACCAGTTGGTCATCAGAAGTCCAAGTAGCACCGACCTTAGTAGGAGATTATAGGTTCGAACTCTTCCAGaaacggatttcttcaggaTTTTTCCTGGATTGTTGCAACCTCAACACGTGCTGGGAAGTGACGTCAGAGACCATCTCTTTAAGGCAGGCATGTTATGCTGGAAAGTGATGTAGACTTTCTTACACATAGGGGTATGTGTGGATTTTATCTATACGTAAGTTCAGAAGTTGTCCTATCGTAAGCAAGGCTATCAAAAAATAATACACCATTAAAAATTAGGATATTAGGTGGGATCAGGATCATTTTGACTCGATAGGATTATAGTATCTTCCCTCCGGTTCCTACCTCGACGCCTGCTACGGCAAACATGCAATACTAACACCACCAGTCCATCACCTATCTGACAATCTGCAGGACACCGACTAGCAGCAATAAGAAACACAAAGCTTAACATGCAGGCAACAAATGATTAGAGTATCACCAATGGGGAAGACCGCATCAACGATTCAGCACGCTCATTCAGTCAAACGAACGCAACATACATCAGGTCATTTGGTACTCTCATCCATGTCGCCACAATATAAGAACACTCTATCAGAGAGGTGCACCCGGCTTCAGAAAGGGGATTGAGGTGCATAAGCGGCATGGATCCACGGGACTTTGTGTAACAGGTATGCAAATGTAACTGAAACGCTGCGTCTAAATGTTTATGCTCCAGTCGTAGGGTTGGTACGCGACTTTCAGTTGAGTGCTCGCGAGAAGTTCCAAGAGCTGCTCTGACTGTGCAGGCTCAAGGTAGTTTGCGGCGTGCTTCAGTACTTCCGTCTCATTCTTGCCAAAATCTGAGCTATACCTGAAAATCATGTAGAACATGAGATTGAGCTGAGAAAGTGATCATTAATGCATTCACTATATCCTATCAAGATCTCGATCATAAATTTGGTCATCCTTTCTTTCAATAGTTTGTTACTTGCACTCTCATAAGTAGAAGACTATGAACTCTCATAAAATCCATCCTTTGCTTATATTTCTGGAATTGCATAGTTGTCCTCGTATCTGAAGTACCCTCCTTTGTATATTGAGTTAACGATATAATTGCATATATCAAAGCACTGGATTCTCCAAGAGTAGCACTGATAAATGCATGATCATTTTGATTTGACAGTTTTTAGTATGCACACTACCAAGAGAAAGCAGTAAAACTTTGAAGACACTGAGTAAAGCAAGAATAACAATCATCTTACCATTTTAAAATCTTGCTTGCAGATGCAACTTTGGCATCAGGGTCAACAATCAGTCCTCCATTCCTTAGGAAATCACGTGCAGCTTCCATTAATTCTTTGTCAATATCTCCTGGCGAGTAACACCTAAGGGCAGGTCCAGATTTGGTGCCACATACCAAAGCAAAGTGAACAGGAGGTTCATGGTATGGAAGGGCCACCTGCAGTTACAGGAAAGATAAATGAAAACATATTCTCATCACAAATCTAGTTAACTCCTGGGTGGCATATGTAGGACTCagtaattagttagttaaaagaACAAAAAGGGTGCTTATAAAATGCTGTAATATGCCAGCAGCATATTGCTGCTATAACGTGAAAAGAGTTGTGGCTATGTAGTGGCTGTTTTTGGCAAGAAGGCAAACCTTTCCGCCTCTGATACAGCAACCTCAATTGTGGGAGCGTGCAGCAGACAACTTCTATAACAATATGTTTTTATCTAATCTTTTTGTTTACAACATCTGCTGAACTTCTATCTGACTTTCCAGAAACAAACAAAGGAATATACTAAATATACAATGGTCGTCTGATGGGCTATATatatttcttctttctcctgTAATCTGCTACTAGAAACTCTGCTCGACAATACATGTTTCAATCTTCTACACGAAAACCCAAAAAATACAATACCAGCACTTCGTTGCACCAGCATGACATTCTCAATCAGCAGTGGATTGCTGAATGTTTCATTCGGTGTCAAATCACATGAAACTTAAAGAGGTATCTTTGTGAGAAAAGAGAGGTTCTTTGTTTTCAAAAGAAGAAGTTTTCCATTCTCCATGCAAATCACATATCAAACATTTCCCCTTAAGCTTCCCTATCTAGGAAAAGTGCAGGTTGAACATACATCCAGTCTTAAAAAAACTGAACATCTATTTTGGTGGCAAGGGTAGACAACTAGACATAAGAAGAGCTGCTTGGTAGAACAAAGTATATGACAGAAATACATACACCAAAACAAAGAGGATTCCAGGCACTATTGGGGCATTTGAGGAAAAAGCAAGTAGTTGTAAACAGATAGATATGTTTTCACATTTTCACTGGGATCTGATTTGTTCACCTTGGATCTTCGGTCTTTCTGTCCGAAAGGTTTAGCAATGTTGTATGGTGGCCTTTGGTTGCCACGTAGAATGCCGTTTTGGATAGCTGAAAGTGAATAAGCACATCCACCAATGACACACTTGAAATCTCCAAAAAACTTTTTCCTGTCCAGTGGTCCAGCAGGATGGCCACATGTCACTAATGCATGGATAGCCATCATATTGTAGAGATTTATGAAGAAAGCTAGCTTTTCTTCACGTGATAAGTCATCAATTTCCACCCTTTGGAGCTCCTCGATTGTTCTAATATACCTATGTAGGAGAAATGAGAGTTAGTACAATCTCCtgtcttaatgcaatgatacacAGATATCCTGCATatttgagagagaaaaaaggcATAATGCACCCATCATCACAATAGGGCAccccaaacaaaacaaaaagtCATTACACTACAGGATTTGCAACATTTGCTGAGAGGTTCTATGCAGGTGGCCGACTGTGATCCCAATTCAGTATTAAATTTGCGCTAATGCCCGAAGATAATTAGGCCTAATAGGATACTACTTTGCCGAGAGTAGAATGTAATCACCGTCCAACAATTGTCGACCAGGAAAATGTGTCGAGATGAGGGTTATAGAAAATAAGATAACTGGTCTCTGTCAGCCATTTGATTAAAGTCTCAGCAATAGATGCATTCCCAGTTGTGTTAGTGTGTTTGAAAGAAAATGCTATTCATAGATTTACAGCATAGAAAATAAAGAGCAATCCCAATAAATATATCAAGATCCACCCATTATATTACAAACTTAAACATCTGTATCAACTCAAAAATCTGCCAAAAGTAGCAATAACAACCAACTGTTGTAGTATATGGAGACAAACAATACATGGACTATTCAGTATAATATGATTTTTGCATCTTGATCAAGCATATACAGCTAAGCACTGACCTTTTAAATTCCTCACAGCCCTGGATGCTTCTGTAGTCAACATGTCTACCATCCACAGATACATAAGCTTCAAAAATGGCATAAGATAATAATCTCAACCTTGTTGCAATTTCAGCAATAGGTTTCGGTGCAACATCAATAATGCCCCTAGGGATGTTGTAGCACTGAGTCATAACTACAGGATCATGATCCAGGAAACGATACAGCTGATTTCCATCTTCAAAGACATTCTCACTGCAGTGACAGAAGTTGATATTAATAACCTCCAATTTGTCAACCAATACAGAAGGATATAATATAAATGCAAAGAATATTGCATGCTAATTTCAAAACTTACTCTAGAACATGACGAAAGAAGTATTTGCTTGCAAGCTTCCTTCCAAATTCCACTGCCTACATTTCCAGTACAAGACAAAAAGCCTTAATTAAATGAAAAATCCTTTCACAACATAATGATATGAAACACGCAATTTTGCCATCTATATAGCTAAATTAAAGTCAGTACCAAGAATTAGAGAAATCAAGAATGATGTTATTCAAAACTCATGTTGTAAGGCGTAACATCTCCTAAAGAAAAGAGTAATTATGGCATGAATCATAGATACTTTACCTCATCTCTCTCCAAATACTGATCTTCTGACAAGAAATCCACAGCTTCGCTACCAAGAAAGCAGTTACTAAATCTTCTCATCTTATAGAATCTATCCTTAGGAGTGACCGACTCTCTCATTTTTCTGACAATGGTTGCCAACTCATCCATCTTCCCACTTCCAGATTCATCATCTTCTCCAGGTAAGGGAGGTAAGGGAGCAGAAGATGAGGGTTCTTCTTTGAAAAGAACACCGATATGCTCATCAAGTATGCCAGAATCTTCCATTTTTTTCAACTCAATTAATCCTCCGATCAGAAGGTCGTTGAAATAAACTTTTGGTACAGTAAATGACCCAGTATTCTTCTCCAATTCCAACTTTCTACTGGGGAAGATGTCAATGTTGATCTCAACATACTTGAGCCTTTTCTGATGCAAGAAAAGACGAACCATTTTGCAATCTTCACACCCCAGTTTTGTGTATATTATAATCCTACCCTTTACTGTTGGTTGCTCCAACAAACCAGGCACATCTTCATGCCCTGCTTCCCCAGTTATAAAAGTATCAAAATCTCGTCCAATTTTAATCAAGTTTAGTGGATTCCAAGCAGTCCTTTCGTCGGTTTTCTGCTGCACCTCTTTAGGTTTAGGTTCAGCATCAGACCCAGTCTTCTCGCTGTTGATGCATTCTGAACCATCACTCTTGTCAGCTTCAACCTTGAACTCATTTTCATCCTTTTTGCCAGAAAGGCGCCGCATAAATGTTGAAACTGCAATGGCACTCTTTTCTTTAACAAAATTCTTGATTGCAACAGCTCGCTCATTGAGTACAGACCCCTGAGCCTCTGAGTCAAGTTCCACAGACTGATTGGATGAGCGCCTCATTTCTTCCATTTCAGGAACCTCAGTTCCATCAAACACTGGCTCTTCAGATTTGTCTTCAGCAAGAATCTCTTTTGTGATCTGGTTTGAATCTACAGGTTCCATGGCGTCTGTACTTGTACTTTCATTCATCTGCCCATTTAAGTACTTTGCTGAATTACCTTCCTCTCGGATCTGTGCTTCTGACTCCTCACTTAAATCCACATTCGAAGAATTTGTTGCTTCTTCTACATTTAACTTTTCTGTTTTCCTTGACAAATCTCCTGCATCTCCACAATTTTCTTCAGGTTTAGTACACTCTTTGGTTACAGTAAGATTT
It includes:
- the LOC101783911 gene encoding uncharacterized protein LOC101783911; the protein is MESTDKDEKNLTVTKECTKPEENCGDAGDLSRKTEKLNVEEATNSSNVDLSEESEAQIREEGNSAKYLNGQMNESTSTDAMEPVDSNQITKEILAEDKSEEPVFDGTEVPEMEEMRRSSNQSVELDSEAQGSVLNERAVAIKNFVKEKSAIAVSTFMRRLSGKKDENEFKVEADKSDGSECINSEKTGSDAEPKPKEVQQKTDERTAWNPLNLIKIGRDFDTFITGEAGHEDVPGLLEQPTVKGRIIIYTKLGCEDCKMVRLFLHQKRLKYVEINIDIFPSRKLELEKNTGSFTVPKVYFNDLLIGGLIELKKMEDSGILDEHIGVLFKEEPSSSAPLPPLPGEDDESGSGKMDELATIVRKMRESVTPKDRFYKMRRFSNCFLGSEAVDFLSEDQYLERDEAVEFGRKLASKYFFRHVLDENVFEDGNQLYRFLDHDPVVMTQCYNIPRGIIDVAPKPIAEIATRLRLLSYAIFEAYVSVDGRHVDYRSIQGCEEFKRYIRTIEELQRVEIDDLSREEKLAFFINLYNMMAIHALVTCGHPAGPLDRKKFFGDFKCVIGGCAYSLSAIQNGILRGNQRPPYNIAKPFGQKDRRSKVALPYHEPPVHFALVCGTKSGPALRCYSPGDIDKELMEAARDFLRNGGLIVDPDAKVASASKILKWYSSDFGKNETEVLKHAANYLEPAQSEQLLELLASTQLKVAYQPYDWSINI